Genomic segment of Rhodococcus sp. W8901:
GGCAGCCTCGGCATCCGAGCGACCACTATGGTGGTGTCGAGGCTTTGCGCCACGGTCGCCGCCGCGCGCCGGTCCGTACTCAACTTGGAGGCTGTCCTGTCCGCTGGAGCCGGCGAGTCCACTCGCCCTTCCCGGTCCACCCCACCGCTCACCGATCTCGTCGAGGGTGCGCTCCGCGATTTCTTCGCGTCGCGGGCCGACACGATCCGTTCGGTCGGCGGCGGCTACGAGAACGCTGTCGCGACCCTCGAGAGCTTCGTGCTGCGCGGCGGCAAGCGGGTGCGTCCGGTCTTCGCGTGGACGGGCTGGCTCGCAGCCGGTGGCGACCCCGAGGGCGCGCAGGCGGACGCGGTACTGCGGAGTGCGTCGGCGCTGGAACTGGTGCAGGCGTGCGCACTGGTCCACGACGACATCATCGACGCGTCCACCACGCGTCGGGGGTTCCCCACCGTGCACGTCGAGTTTGCCGATCAGCACAGCGCGCAGCAGTGGAGCGGCGGCAGCGCGGAATTCGGCCGGGCCGTCGCGATCCTGTTGGGCGATCTGGCACTGGCCTGGGCCGACGACATGGTCCGCGAGGCCGGGCTCGCGCCGGAGACCCTCGCCCGCATCTCCCCCGTGTGGTCGGCGATGCGGACCGAGGTCCTGGGTGGTCAGTTCCTCGACATCAGCGGCGAGGTGCGCGCGGACGAATCGATCGAGGCCGCGCTGCGCGTCAACCGCTTCAAGACGGCCGCGTACACGATCGAACGCCCGCTACACCTGGGTGCGGCACTGGCGGGGGCCGACGACGCCCTGGTCGAGGCTTACCGCCGGTTCGGCACCGACATCGGCATCGCGTTCCAGCTCCGCGACGATCTGCTCGGGGTCTTCGGCGATCCCGAGGTCACCGGCAAGCCCTCCGGCGACGACCTGCGCGCGGGCAAGCGCACCGTGTTGTTCGCGGAGGCCCTGCAGCGCGCCGACGCCACCGATCCGGCGGCCGCGGCGCTGCTGCGTGAGTCGATCGGCACCGACCTGTCCGATACGCAGGTCGCGCGGCTGCGCACCGTGATCACCGACCTGGGCGCCGTCGACGACGCCGAACGTCGCATCTCCGAACTCACCGCCGACGCACTCGCGGCGCTCGACGGCAGCACGGCCACCGACGAGGGCAAGCGGCGACTGCGGGAGATGGCGATCGCCGTCACCCGCCGGGACGCCTGATCGCCGTGGGTGTGCGCACCGTTCCGGGCGCCACCGACCGGGTCGTGGTGGTCGGCGCCGGGCTGGCCGGGCTGGCCGCCGCGCTGCATCTGCGGGGGCGCGGCCGGGACGTGACGCTGCTCGAGCGTGACGACCGTCCGGGCGGGCGCGTCGGAACGTACCGGGGCCCCGGGTACGTGATCGACAGCGGCGCCACCGTGCTGACGATGCCCGAACTGGTGCGCGACGCGCTCGCCGCCGTCGGCGCGGACTTCGACACGACGACGCCGCCGCTGCGGTTGCATCGGTTGGCTCCCGCGTACCACGCGCGTTTCGCGGACGGCTCGACGATCGACGTGCACTCCGACCCCGAGCGGATGGTCGCCGAGGTCGCCCGGGTCTGCGGACCGGACGAGGCACGCCGCTATCTGGATCTGCGCCGGTGGCTGGCCCGGGTGTTCGACGCCGAGTTCGACACGTTCATCGACGCCAACTTCGACTCACCGCTGGATCTGTTCTCCACCCGGAAGTCGGCGACCGATCTGGCGCGCCTGCTCGCAGCAGGCGGCTTCGGCCGGCTCGGCGGTCAGGTTGCCCGGCGGGTCACCGATCCACGGCTGCAGCGGATCTTCACGTTCCAGGCCCTGTACGCGGGTGTGGCGCCGGCGAAGGCGCTCGCGGTGTACGGCGCGATCGCGCACATGGACACTTCGCTCGGGGTGTCGTTCCCCGAGGGCGGGATGTGCACCATCGCCGAGTCGATGGCCGACGCCTTCACCTCGGCCGGCGGCACCCTGCACCTGGGCACCGAGGTGACCCGCATCGAGCGGTCCGGTGACCGGGTGCGCACCGTGCACACCGCCGACGGTCGTTCGTTTCCGTGCGATGCGCTCGTCCTCACCCCCGACCTGCCGATCGTGGACGACCTGCTGGCGACCCGACGCGTCCGTCGTCAGCGGATCTCGCCGTCGGCCGTCGTGCTGCACGGCACGGTCCCCCGCGTCACCAGCACGCGGTGGGGTGCGCCACACCACCACACGATCGACTTCGGCGCGGAGTGGGAGCGCACGTTCGCCGAGATCGCGGCGCGGCCCGGACGCGGCCGCCTGATGAGCGATCCGTCCCTGCTGATCACCCGCCCCGCGGTGACCGATCCCGGGCTGATCCTCAACCGTGACGGCGTCGAACACGAACCACTGTCGGTGCTGGCGCCGTGCCCGAACCTCGACAGCGCCCCGCTCGACTGGTCGGCATTGACCGACGCGTACGCGAGCGAGCTCCTGCAGACCCTGGAACAGCGCGGATACCACGACATCGGCACCGACTATGCCGTTGATCACATCGATACGCCTGCCACGTGGGCCCGTCAGGGGATGGCGGCCGGGAGCCCGTTCGCTCCGGCCCACATCTTCCGGCAGACCGGGCCATTCCGGCGCCGCAACCTGGTCAGACGGCCGGCGAACGTCGTTCTGGCGGGATCCGGAACGACACCCGGCGTCGGCGTCCCGACGGTTTTGATCTCGGGCAAACTCGCCGCCGAGCGCGTGTGCGGACGGCCGAAGCCGGTGCTTGCCCGATAATTGCCGCCGACGCACTAAACTGACTACCCGTCCCATGCTGTCCGACCGTCACGACGCGGCCGGATATCACTGAACGATCCTTCCGGGGAGGAACCTGCACCGATGTCGGCCTCTTCCGGAATCCACGACGCTGCCGTTACCGAGCGGTCCTGGCTGCGTTCGAGCGCCGATTATCTGCGCACCCCCGAGGGACATTCGACGGTTCTCGGTTTCGTCGGCGCCCTGATGATCACGTTCGGCGGCTTCGGCGCCGGCAGCGTCCGTCGGCACGATCCGCTGCTCGAGGATATGAGCCTGTCGTGGCTGCGCTTCGGTCACGGCTACGTCCTGTCGACGATCGTCATCTGGGGCGGCGTCCTGGCGATGATCACCGCGTGGGTGCGCCTCGGCCGAGCCACGATCAAGGGCCGTGTCGGCCTCCGAGCGCTGACGTGGACGGTCCCGGTGTGGACCGCGCCGATGCTGCTCGCGGTCCCGATGTTCAGCCGGGACGCGTACTCCTACCTGGCGCAGGGAGCCCTTCTGCGGGACGGCTTCGATCCATACGCGGTGGGACCCGTCGTCAACCCGGGCATCCTGCTCGACAACGTCAGCAACGTGTGGACCACCACCACCGCACCGTACGGCCCGATCTCACTACTGCTCGGCCAGGGCATCACGACCATCACCGGTGACAACGTCGTCGCGGGCACGATGATGCTGCGTCTGACGATGCTTCCGGGTCTGGCGCTGATGGTGTGGGCGTTGCCCCGGCTGGCCCGTCAGCTCGGCGGCAACCCGGCGATCGCGCTGTGGCTCGCTGTCCTCAACCCGCTGGTGCTGATCCATCTCATCGGTGGCGTCCACAACGAGCTTCTGATGGTCGGCCTGATGGTCGCCGGCATCACTCTCGCGCTGGATCGCAAGCATGTCGCGGCTGTCGCGATCATCGCACTCGGCGTCGCGGTGAAGGCCATGGCAGGGATCGCGCTGCCGTTCATCGTGTGGATCTGGATGATCCACGAGCGCGACAAGGCGCTGGCCGAGGGCCGTGAACCCGCGACACCCCTGGCGGCCTTCTTCAAGACCGCGGGCACCGGGTTCGCGGTGTTCGTCGCGATCTTCACCGCGGCCTCGGCGGCCGCCGGTGTCGGGATCGGGTGGCTCACCGCGCTGTCCGGCTCCGCGAAGATCATCAACTGGCTGTCGCTGCCGACGTTCCTGGCGCACATCGTCACGGTGAGCAGCGAGCTGCACGCCGGTCAACCGGCCCTCGAGATCACCCGCATGATCTGTGCGGTCGCGCTCGTCGCAATCCTCGTCGCGGTGTGGTGGCGGTTCCGCAAGACCGAGCGCGACGCAGTCATGGGCATCCTCGTCGCTCTCGTCGCGATCGTCGTCCTCTCCCCCGCCGCACTGCCCTGGTACTACTCGTGGCCGCTCTCGATCGCCGCCGGCTTTGCGATGTCGACCCGAACGCTGCAGATCCTCGTCGGCCTGTCGACGTGGCTCATGCTGGTGTTCCAGCCGGACGGGTCGATCGGGCTCTACACGTTCTTCCACGTCGCGCTGGCCACCTTCGCCGCTGTCGTGGCTGCGGTGTCCCTCAGGACCGTCGACCCGCTGCGTCTGCGGTCGGTGTCCGACAAACCCCGTGCCGCGGCCGCGGCGGCCGCGGTGGCGGTCGACGAGATGGCCGACGCCGCCGAGCAGCGCTCGTCGGTGACCCGACCAGCAGTGTGACCCGACCGGCGCTGTGATCCGAGCAACCCCCACGGACGACCTCGCCGCGGCCTACCGGCACTGCCGTCGGCTCGCCGCCGAGCACGGCCGCACCTACTACCTCGCGACCCGCCTGCTGCCGCCGGAGCGACGGCCCGCCGTCCACGCCCTGTACGGGTTCGCGCGCACGGTCGACGACGTCGTCGACGTCGACTGCGCCGGCCGGCCACCGGCCGAGCGCGCGGCAGCGGTCGACCTCGTCGAGTCTCGTCTCGACGATGCACTCGCCGGACGCCCCGTGGACGATCCCCGCACCGGTGCGGTCGTCACGGCCCTCGCCGACACGATCCGCCGCTACGACATCCCGGTCGCCCACTTCCGCTCGTTCCTCGACTCGATGCGGATGGACATCCCGGGCACGCCGACATACCGCGCGAACTATCCCGACATGGACGCGCTGCGGCAGTACATGCACGGATCGGCCGCGGTGATCGGCCTGCAGATGCTGCCCGTCCTGGGCACCACGACATCCCTCGCGGAGGCCTCGCCCCGGGCGGTGGCGCTGGGCGAGGCCTTCCAGATGACCAATTTCATCCGCGACGTCGGCGAGGACCTCGACCGTGGGCGGGTGTACCTACCCGCCGACACCTGGACCACGTTCGGGGTGGACGAGGAACTGTTGCATCGCTGTCGGCGCACCGGGACGGTCGACCCGCGGCTGCGGCGGGCGCTGGCCCACTTCACTGCCCTGACGCGAGCGCTCTACCGGCAGGCGGAGCCGGGACTGGACATGCTCGAGCCCCGTGTCCGTCCGGGGATGCGCGCCGCCGTCGTGCTGTACTCCGAGATCCTCGACGAGGTGGAGGACAGCGGGTTCCGAGTCCTCGACCGGCGCGCGACGGTTCCTCGGCACCGACGGCTGGCGGTTGCGTTGCCGCTGCTCGCGCGAACGCTGACCGTGCGGGACCGCTGACGACACAGCGCACCGGGGTCCGGGCCGCGGACCTACCCGCGACCCGACCCGGCCGGAAACTCAGAACGCCATCGACTGTGCGCGGCGGACGACCTCACGCGCCAGGTCACCGTGCATCGCATCGATGGGCGTACCGGGCAGCGAATCGTCCTCGGCGAACAGCCACCGCATGACTTCCTCGTCCTCGTAACCGCCGTCCTTGAGCACGCGGATCAGTCCCGGCAGCAGACGGACGGGCTGTCCGTCGTCGCCGAAGAACGCCTCCGGAACGCCGAGGACGCTGTCACGGCGAACCGCGATCAGCTCGTGGTCGCGCAGCAACTGGTGCACGTGGGTGACGACGAGACCCATCTGCTTCGACACGTCTGCCAACTGCAGCAGAGAGATCGATCGGTCCAACACGTCATCGCAGTAAGGGATAGCACTCACTCCCGTAACGTTATCGGGTCCGCACCGCGGCTTCGACCACGGTCCCTTCGTGGGGACGGGGACGGTGACGCGGGCTGACTACGATCGAACTGAATCTGTGGAAGGAACGAGGGGGCGCGAGCTTGAATCCCGGAGGTCGACGACTGATCGGTGTGGTGCTCGATCGGCGCTACCGCATCGATGCACCCATCGCGCGCGGCGGCATGTCCACCGTGTACCGCGGCATGGACCTGCGTTTGGACCGACCGGTCGCGATCAAGGTGATGGACCCACAGTTCGCCGCCGATCCGCAGTTCCTCGCGCGCTTCGAGTTCGAGGCCCGCGCGGTAGCCCGGCTCAACCATCCCGGGCTGGTCGGCGTCCACGACCAGGGCAGCGACGGCGAGCACGCCTTCCTGGTCATGGAGCTCGTCGAGGGCGGCACGCTGCGCGAGCTGTTGCGCGAACGCGGCCCGATGCCCCCGCACGCCGCCGCTGCCGTCGCCCGACCTGTTCTCGAGGCCCTCGCCGTCGCGCACCGCGCAGGCCTGGTCCACCGGGACATCAAGCCCGAGAACGTGCTCATCTCGCACTCGGGGGACGTCAAGATCGCCGACTTCGGTCTGGTGCGGGCGATCGCCGCGTCGAACACGACGTCGCGCAGCGTCATCCTCGGCACCGCCGCCTACCTGTCCCCCGAGCAGGTCACCACCGGCACCGCGGACGCCCGCAGCGACGTCTACGCGGCCGGGGTGCTGATGTTCGAGATGCTGACGGGTACGACGCCGTTCACGGGCGACACGTCGCTGTCGATCGCCTACCAGCGCATCGACAACGACGTTCCCGAACCCGGCAGTGTCATCGACGGCGTTCCGGCGGAATTCGACGACCTCGTGGTCCGCGCCACCGAGCGCGATCCCGAGGAACGTTTCGCCGACGCCGGTGCGATGGCGGCCGAGTTGCGCTCGGTGTGCACACAGCTGCAGTTGCCGTCGTACCGGGTTCCGGCTCCGCGTCGGACGGCACAGCAGTCCGGCTTCCCCACCGCCGCCACCACGCGCACCCCGCACGATGCCGCGGGGCCGCCCGCACCGGCACCCGCGCCGTCCGAGAATGCGACGACCGTGATGTCCGCGCCGACGGAGGGTCCGCAGTCGGGCATCCAGCACACCAAGGTCGTCACCACCGCGACGCCGCGGCTGCCGGAGAGCCCGCCCGAGAGCGAACCACCGGCCGAACACGGCTTCGGGGACATCGACGCGCAACGGCGCCGGTCCCGCCGCACGGTACTGGTGTGGCTGCTGGTGATCCTGCTGGTCGCCGCCGGGCTGGGGTTCGGCGGCTGGTGGCTGGGCTCGGGTCGCTACGCCGCGATACCGGCGATCGACGGCCTCGACACCGCGGGCGCCACAACCGCGATCGAGGCCGCGGGGCTCTCCACGCAGACGCGGGGCGAGTACTCGAACACCGTCGCGGTCGATGCCCTGGTCGGCACCGATCCGGCCGCGGGCGCCAAGGTGCCGCGCGGGTCCGACGTGACGCTGTTGGTGTCGTTGGGCCGTCCCACGGTTCCCGAGGTCAGCGGTCGCGGCGATGTCGCCGCGGTCGAGACGTCACTGCGTGAGCGCACGTTCGCCCCCGTCGACGGCGGCGAGGCGTTCAGCGCGCGTGTTCCGGTCGGTGGCATCGCCGCGCTCGAACCGGCCCCCGGCACGATGCTCGACGTCGGCTCCCAGGTCCGGATGATCCGGAGCAAGGGCGCGCCGCCGGTGGACGTCCCGAACGTCTCCGGGATGTCGGAGGACGCCGCCCGCCAGGCCCTGGACTCGGTGGGCATCACTGTCCGCGACGTGCAGCAGGTGTTCGACGCGAATGTCGACGCCGGAGACGCGATCGGCACCGACCCCGCGGTGGGCACGAGCGTCAAGGCCGGGTCGAGCGTCACGCTGCGCGTCTCCAACGCGGTGAAGGTGCCGTCGATGCTCGGACGCACCGTCGGTTCCGCGAAGTCGGAACTGGCCCGCCTGGGCCTGCAGTACGAGGTCCGTCAGGTGGCCGGGTCGGACCGCTCGCTGGTGATCTCGCAGAACCCGGGTTCGGGTGACCGGGTGGCCCCCGGCGGCACCGTCACGCTGATCTCCTTCCCCTGACCCGTCCCCCTGTATCCCCCGAGAACGGCTGAAGGGTCCCCTCGTGCGCTGCGGGCGCAGGAAGGGACCCTTCAGGACGGGCGGTGGGTGTCAGCCGCGGAGCATCTCCGCCACGAGGAACGCCAGCTCCAACGACTGCTGGGTGTTCAGGCGCGGGTCGCACGCGGTCTCGTAGCGTCCGGACAGGTCCAGGTCGGAGATGTCCTGGGCGCCGCCGAGGCACTCGGTGACGTTCTCACCGGTGAGTTCGACGTGGATGCCGCCCGGATGGGTGCCGAGACCGTTGTGCACCTCGAAGAAGCCCTGCACCTCGTCGACGATCCGGTCGAAGTGGCGGGTCTTGTAGCCGGTGGATGCCTCGTGGGTGTTGCCGTGCATCGGATCGCACTGCCAGATCACCTGGTGACCGGTGGCCTGCACCTTCTCGATGATCGCCGGCAGCAGGTCGCGCACCTTGCCGTTGCCCATCCGCGAGATCAGCGTCAGCCGGCCGGGCTTGTTCGTCGGGTCCAGCCGCTCGACGTATTCGACCGCCATCTCGGGGGTCGTGCTCGGGCCGATCTTGAGGCCGATCGGGTTCGCGAGCAGTTCGGCGAACGCGATGTGCGCGCCGTCGAGTTGGCGGGTCCGGTCGCCGATCCACAGGAAGTGCGCCGACAGGTCGTACAGCTTCGGGTGATCGTCGTCGTTGTCGAGGCGCAACATCGCGCGCTCGTAGTCGAGGACGAGCGCCTCGTGGCTGGCGAAGATCTGTGCGTGGTGCAGGCTGGGGTCGGTGACACCGCACGCGTTCATGAACTGCAGGCCGCGGTCGATCTCGGCGGCGAGGGCCTCGTAGCGGGCACCGGCCGGCGACGACGTCACGAACTCGCGGTTCCAGTCGTGGACCTTGTGCAGATCGGCCATCCCGGCGCCGGTGAGCGCACGCACGAGGTTCATCGCCGCGCTGGCGTTCGCGTACGCACGGACCAGACGGGACGGGTCGTGGACCCGGACCGACTCGTCGGCGACGATCGAGTTGACCATGTCTCCGCGGTACGACGGCAGGCCCAGCGCGTCGGTGTTCGACGAGCGCGGCTTGGCGTACTGCCCGGCGATGCGCGCGACCTTGACGACGGGCAGGCTCGCACCGTAGGTGAGCACGACGGCCATCTGCAGCAGCGTGCGGATGTTGCCCTTGATGTGCGGTTCGGTGTTGTCCGCGAAGGTCTCCGCGCAGTCACCGCCCTGCAGCAGGAAGGCCTCACCGCGTGCCACCTCTGCGAGCTTCGCCGACAGCGCCTCGACCTCGCTGGCCACCGTGATCGGCGGCACGCTCTCGAGGACGGTGCGCATGGCCGACGCCTGGTCGGCGGGCCACTGCGGCTGCTGCGCGGCCGGCTTGGCGAGCGCGGCGTCGAGCTGCTCACGCATACCCGCGGGCAGCGGCGGAAGTTCGGGCAAGCGGTCGATCGGAACGTCGACAGTCCAGTTCACCACTACAGGATATTCGCCCCGTCGACCCCGGGTAACCGAAGGCCCCCATTCGACAAGATCAACCTGTGACCCGATCACCGCCGGGAGGCGGTGATCCTCGTCACCGAACCGAGCGGAAAGCCTCGATCGCATCGAACTTCGCGAGGTTGTGCCGGGCGTCCGCGAGCGCGTCGTGCGCATCGTCGGGAACCGGTGGCAGCGGCGGGCAGCCGTTCATCTCCCAGTGCTGACGCAGCTCACGCGTGTAGCGCGGCATGTTCGACGGCAGCTCGGTCATCGCACCCCACAGCTGGCAGAGCGCGACGTGGTCGTATGCCGCGACCCACGCCCACAGTTCGGGTTCGATGCCCGGCCGCGGCACGAGGAACTTCATCAGATCGTCACGGATGCGCGAACGGCTCTTCCACAGCGGCGACGACGGCGGCGGCAGCTTGGGCAGCACGTTCCGGCGCACCCATTTGCCGGCACGCTCGGGATCGAACTCGGTGGACACCGCGTAGAACTCGCGGCCGTCCTCGCAAACCACACCGATCGAGACGAGCTCGATTGTGCGACCATCCTCGATGAACTCACAGTCGTAGAAGTAGCGCACCGGGGGAGCTTATGCCCCCCGCGCCGGGGCACTCGACACCACGCCCCCCGTTCGTAGAAGGATGGCTTGGTGCACACCCCCACCCCCGACTCCGCCGACCGGTCCCCCGCTGCCGCCGCGGACTCGCCATCGGCGACGTCCCGACGGCGCTCGCCGGTCGTCGTCCTCTCACGCGTCGCAATCGTGCTCGCGTGCGCGGTCGGCGCGGTGTACCACCTGTTCGGGATCCCCGGGCTGCGTGACGTCGGCTTCTACTACCGAATCGACCTCGACGTCTACCGGCTCGGCGGGTCGGTGTTCGCCGCCGGTGGCCCGCTGTACGGCTCGATGCCCCCGACCCAGTCGGGAATCGGACTGCCGTTCACGTATCCGCCGCTCGCGGCCGTGGTGTTCAGTCCGATGTCGGCGATCTCACTCGAGGCGGCGGGCGTGGTGCTCACGGCGCTGTCGCTGGTGGCCCTGTTCGCGACGCTGGTGCTCACCCTCGCGTCCATCGGGATCTCGCCTCGCTCGACTCTGGTGTGGACGGCACTGGCCGCCGCTGCAGCGGCCCTGACGTTGGAGCCGGTCTACTCGACGCTCGACTACGGCCAGGTGAACATCCTGCTGATGGTGTTCGTCGCGGCCGACTGTCTGTTGAAGAAGACGCCGTGGCCGCGGGGCATGCTCATCGGGTTCGTCGCGGCCGTCAAGCTGACGCCCGCCGTCTTCGTCCTGTTCTTCCTGCTCCGCAAGGACTTCCGGGCGGCGGTGACGACCGGGCTGAGTTTCGTCGGGTTCGGCGCGATCGGCTTCGTCGTGGCGCGGGCCGACTCGTGGCAGTACTGGACCGACACGCTGCTCGATTCGGGCCGGATCGGCGGACCCGCCTACCCCGCGAATCAGAGCATCACCGGTGTCCTCGCCCGGCTCGGTCTCGACCCGTCCGTCCGCAGCGTGCTGTGGCTGCTGCTGAGCGCTGCCGCACTCGTGCTCGCAGGGGTCGCGATGTGGCGGGCCTTCGCTGCGGGCGCGGCGGCG
This window contains:
- a CDS encoding polyprenyl synthetase family protein, with amino-acid sequence MEAVLSAGAGESTRPSRSTPPLTDLVEGALRDFFASRADTIRSVGGGYENAVATLESFVLRGGKRVRPVFAWTGWLAAGGDPEGAQADAVLRSASALELVQACALVHDDIIDASTTRRGFPTVHVEFADQHSAQQWSGGSAEFGRAVAILLGDLALAWADDMVREAGLAPETLARISPVWSAMRTEVLGGQFLDISGEVRADESIEAALRVNRFKTAAYTIERPLHLGAALAGADDALVEAYRRFGTDIGIAFQLRDDLLGVFGDPEVTGKPSGDDLRAGKRTVLFAEALQRADATDPAAAALLRESIGTDLSDTQVARLRTVITDLGAVDDAERRISELTADALAALDGSTATDEGKRRLREMAIAVTRRDA
- the crtI gene encoding phytoene desaturase family protein produces the protein MAVGVRTVPGATDRVVVVGAGLAGLAAALHLRGRGRDVTLLERDDRPGGRVGTYRGPGYVIDSGATVLTMPELVRDALAAVGADFDTTTPPLRLHRLAPAYHARFADGSTIDVHSDPERMVAEVARVCGPDEARRYLDLRRWLARVFDAEFDTFIDANFDSPLDLFSTRKSATDLARLLAAGGFGRLGGQVARRVTDPRLQRIFTFQALYAGVAPAKALAVYGAIAHMDTSLGVSFPEGGMCTIAESMADAFTSAGGTLHLGTEVTRIERSGDRVRTVHTADGRSFPCDALVLTPDLPIVDDLLATRRVRRQRISPSAVVLHGTVPRVTSTRWGAPHHHTIDFGAEWERTFAEIAARPGRGRLMSDPSLLITRPAVTDPGLILNRDGVEHEPLSVLAPCPNLDSAPLDWSALTDAYASELLQTLEQRGYHDIGTDYAVDHIDTPATWARQGMAAGSPFAPAHIFRQTGPFRRRNLVRRPANVVLAGSGTTPGVGVPTVLISGKLAAERVCGRPKPVLAR
- a CDS encoding alpha-(1->6)-mannopyranosyltransferase A; amino-acid sequence: MSASSGIHDAAVTERSWLRSSADYLRTPEGHSTVLGFVGALMITFGGFGAGSVRRHDPLLEDMSLSWLRFGHGYVLSTIVIWGGVLAMITAWVRLGRATIKGRVGLRALTWTVPVWTAPMLLAVPMFSRDAYSYLAQGALLRDGFDPYAVGPVVNPGILLDNVSNVWTTTTAPYGPISLLLGQGITTITGDNVVAGTMMLRLTMLPGLALMVWALPRLARQLGGNPAIALWLAVLNPLVLIHLIGGVHNELLMVGLMVAGITLALDRKHVAAVAIIALGVAVKAMAGIALPFIVWIWMIHERDKALAEGREPATPLAAFFKTAGTGFAVFVAIFTAASAAAGVGIGWLTALSGSAKIINWLSLPTFLAHIVTVSSELHAGQPALEITRMICAVALVAILVAVWWRFRKTERDAVMGILVALVAIVVLSPAALPWYYSWPLSIAAGFAMSTRTLQILVGLSTWLMLVFQPDGSIGLYTFFHVALATFAAVVAAVSLRTVDPLRLRSVSDKPRAAAAAAAVAVDEMADAAEQRSSVTRPAV
- a CDS encoding phytoene/squalene synthase family protein, with amino-acid sequence MRATPTDDLAAAYRHCRRLAAEHGRTYYLATRLLPPERRPAVHALYGFARTVDDVVDVDCAGRPPAERAAAVDLVESRLDDALAGRPVDDPRTGAVVTALADTIRRYDIPVAHFRSFLDSMRMDIPGTPTYRANYPDMDALRQYMHGSAAVIGLQMLPVLGTTTSLAEASPRAVALGEAFQMTNFIRDVGEDLDRGRVYLPADTWTTFGVDEELLHRCRRTGTVDPRLRRALAHFTALTRALYRQAEPGLDMLEPRVRPGMRAAVVLYSEILDEVEDSGFRVLDRRATVPRHRRLAVALPLLARTLTVRDR
- a CDS encoding Rv2175c family DNA-binding protein, whose translation is MSAIPYCDDVLDRSISLLQLADVSKQMGLVVTHVHQLLRDHELIAVRRDSVLGVPEAFFGDDGQPVRLLPGLIRVLKDGGYEDEEVMRWLFAEDDSLPGTPIDAMHGDLAREVVRRAQSMAF
- the pknB gene encoding Stk1 family PASTA domain-containing Ser/Thr kinase — its product is MNPGGRRLIGVVLDRRYRIDAPIARGGMSTVYRGMDLRLDRPVAIKVMDPQFAADPQFLARFEFEARAVARLNHPGLVGVHDQGSDGEHAFLVMELVEGGTLRELLRERGPMPPHAAAAVARPVLEALAVAHRAGLVHRDIKPENVLISHSGDVKIADFGLVRAIAASNTTSRSVILGTAAYLSPEQVTTGTADARSDVYAAGVLMFEMLTGTTPFTGDTSLSIAYQRIDNDVPEPGSVIDGVPAEFDDLVVRATERDPEERFADAGAMAAELRSVCTQLQLPSYRVPAPRRTAQQSGFPTAATTRTPHDAAGPPAPAPAPSENATTVMSAPTEGPQSGIQHTKVVTTATPRLPESPPESEPPAEHGFGDIDAQRRRSRRTVLVWLLVILLVAAGLGFGGWWLGSGRYAAIPAIDGLDTAGATTAIEAAGLSTQTRGEYSNTVAVDALVGTDPAAGAKVPRGSDVTLLVSLGRPTVPEVSGRGDVAAVETSLRERTFAPVDGGEAFSARVPVGGIAALEPAPGTMLDVGSQVRMIRSKGAPPVDVPNVSGMSEDAARQALDSVGITVRDVQQVFDANVDAGDAIGTDPAVGTSVKAGSSVTLRVSNAVKVPSMLGRTVGSAKSELARLGLQYEVRQVAGSDRSLVISQNPGSGDRVAPGGTVTLISFP
- a CDS encoding class II 3-deoxy-7-phosphoheptulonate synthase; protein product: MNWTVDVPIDRLPELPPLPAGMREQLDAALAKPAAQQPQWPADQASAMRTVLESVPPITVASEVEALSAKLAEVARGEAFLLQGGDCAETFADNTEPHIKGNIRTLLQMAVVLTYGASLPVVKVARIAGQYAKPRSSNTDALGLPSYRGDMVNSIVADESVRVHDPSRLVRAYANASAAMNLVRALTGAGMADLHKVHDWNREFVTSSPAGARYEALAAEIDRGLQFMNACGVTDPSLHHAQIFASHEALVLDYERAMLRLDNDDDHPKLYDLSAHFLWIGDRTRQLDGAHIAFAELLANPIGLKIGPSTTPEMAVEYVERLDPTNKPGRLTLISRMGNGKVRDLLPAIIEKVQATGHQVIWQCDPMHGNTHEASTGYKTRHFDRIVDEVQGFFEVHNGLGTHPGGIHVELTGENVTECLGGAQDISDLDLSGRYETACDPRLNTQQSLELAFLVAEMLRG
- a CDS encoding polyadenylate-specific 3'-exoribonuclease AS, with the translated sequence MRYFYDCEFIEDGRTIELVSIGVVCEDGREFYAVSTEFDPERAGKWVRRNVLPKLPPPSSPLWKSRSRIRDDLMKFLVPRPGIEPELWAWVAAYDHVALCQLWGAMTELPSNMPRYTRELRQHWEMNGCPPLPPVPDDAHDALADARHNLAKFDAIEAFRSVR
- a CDS encoding glycosyltransferase 87 family protein, whose amino-acid sequence is MVHTPTPDSADRSPAAAADSPSATSRRRSPVVVLSRVAIVLACAVGAVYHLFGIPGLRDVGFYYRIDLDVYRLGGSVFAAGGPLYGSMPPTQSGIGLPFTYPPLAAVVFSPMSAISLEAAGVVLTALSLVALFATLVLTLASIGISPRSTLVWTALAAAAAALTLEPVYSTLDYGQVNILLMVFVAADCLLKKTPWPRGMLIGFVAAVKLTPAVFVLFFLLRKDFRAAVTTGLSFVGFGAIGFVVARADSWQYWTDTLLDSGRIGGPAYPANQSITGVLARLGLDPSVRSVLWLLLSAAALVLAGVAMWRAFAAGAAALALFVNALLGLLVSPVSWSHHWVWVAPLLLLVGVEAYRRRSLVLGAGVVASGAIFVIAPHWRLGHGRWEGTGWPVWDQFLASSYVWWAIAVIAAVAVHLGRRRAGEAGSVAGTTHLTTVP